CCGTCACGACCGAAGAGAGAAGATACTCTCCCGCACCGAAACCCATTCCGACTGCGGCAGTTACCCAGAGTGTGGCTGCAGTGGTCAATCCCTTCACCGAGAAGCCCTTTTTCAATATCGTTCCGGCGCCCAGAAAACCTATTCCCGAAACGATCTGCGCCGCCACTCTCCCAGGGTCGCCATGGTCATCAGTTATAAATACCGTGGTCGATAGCACTGTTATGAAGGCCGCCCCTACACAGATAAGGGCATGAGTCCTCAGTCCGGCCGGTTTGTGAATTCTCTCTCTGGTGACTCCGATCAGCGCTCCGGCTAGCAGCGCGCTGAAGAGCCTCAGTGTCATGTCTAGATAGAACAAGTTCTTCCCTCCCTTTGAAGCTAGATTATACCTCATTTCAACGTGTGTGTGCCATCTTTATACACTCTCAAGTTGTCTTCTGAAAAGATAGACTGTATAATTCTACGGCGTCTAGATTTAGGAGGAACTCATGAAAGAATTCACACGGCGGATACTTTCTATCGCGGTCCCGATAACCCTACAAAACCTTATATCCACAGGTCTCAACCTGGTTGATAACCTTATGATCGGACAGCTTGGCACAACGGCGATAGCGGCCGTTGGACTGGTTAACCAGGTAGTCTTTATTTTGAACCTCTTCACTTTCGGGGCATCCAGCGGCGCCGGGATCTTCGTTTCCCAGTACTGGGGCAAGCGCGACGAAAAAAGTATAGAGAAAACGCTGGGACATATAATATACATCACCATGGGTGCGGCTACGGTCTTCTTTGTGCTCCTCTTCGCTTTTCCCGAGGGGATTTTGAAGATCTTCACCTCAGATGTCGAAGTAATAAGGCTCGGCGCGGAATATGCCCGTCCCGTGGCCTTCTCTACTTTTCTTACATCTTTCTCCTTCATTATGGCGATGGCCCTGAGGACGGTCGAAAAGGCTAGGATACCGCTGTACATAAGTCTGGTGGCCCTTTCTATAAACACCGTGGGCAACTACATACTGATCTTCGGCTTCGGTTCTATCCCAGCCATGGGTGTTTTCGGAGCTTCCATCGCTACACTGGTAGCCAGAATTGCCGAGTTTTTTATCTTTTTGTTTATCGCCCTGAGAAGACTCACACCTATAAGGTTTACCCTGTACGCCTTCAGGTTCGACGGCCCCTTTTTCAGGCGGTTAATGAAGTACGCGACACCTGTGATCTTCAACGAGTTTCTCTGGAGCCTTGGAGTCACGGTCTATTCACTGGTAATGGCCAGGATGGGAACTGAGTTCATCGCCGCCAGGAACATTTCCAGTACGATAGAGAACTTCGGGTTCGTTATCTTTGGAGGACTGGCATCGGCCACGGTAGTGATGGTGGGCACAGAGCTGGGGAGAAACAATTTCACGCAGGCCAAATTCAATGCGCGAAAGTTGATTCAGCTTACCGTGATCACGGCTATCGTAACGGGGCTGATGATAATCTTCCTTTCTCGTTTCATAGTACAACTCTATAACATCGATCAGGCTCTCAAAGATATCGTGTTGACAGTTGTAGTCATAGTGGGACTTGCCCAACCTATAAAGATGTTCAATGCCGTCAATATCGTGGGAATATTGCGGAGCGGCGGAGATACGAAGGCGGCCATGCTAATGGAGATTTTCTCTCTCTGGGGAGTCGGAATCCCTCTAGTCGCAATCACCGGGCTGATTCTGAAGTGGTCTCTTCCGGCAGTCTATATTGTAATGATGATCGAGGAGCTGGTGAAAGCGATACTGGGCATCTGGAGAGCAAAAACCGGGAAGTGGTTACGGAACGTGGTCGATTGAAGCCGCAGGTTATTTAAATAAAGCGGGCACACCGGCCGGTGTGCCCGTCATTCGTTGATTTACTCTCTTACTTCAAGATTGCAGAAACCTGAGAAATAGCTGAGCGTAAATTCTCGCGACCATCAGTATATCATCTATGGAAACTCTCTCGTTAGGTTGGTGAGCCCTCTCGATGCCCCCCGGAAACAGAGCACCGAAGGCCACCGCATTCGGCACCGCCCTTGCATAAGTTCCGCCGCCGATGGCTATAGGTTTTTCGTCATGGCCGGTCATCTCTCTGTACACCTGCCTACACATTTTGACCAGATCGGAGTCAGGCGAAACGTACAGAGGATTCTTGTTGTTGTGCATCTCAACCCTGCACCCTTTGAAGGCTTCTTCGATCTGAGTCCTTACCATTGCTTCGTTGAAGAAGACCGGATAGCGTATGTTAATGACCAGCTTTATCTCGCCACCGACGAGCTTCATAGTTCCAAGGTTGAGTGTCAATTCGCCCGACATTGAGTCCCTTCCGGCTATTCCCAGAGATTCGCCGAAGAATTCGTAGCCGATCTTCGATCTCACCAGATGCAGGAAATTGCACAGCTCTCGATCGGAGAAAGGTAGATCGGCCAGAAGATCAACCATAGCGGCTAGTGCACTGTGACCTTTGTAAGGGGTCGAGCCATGGGCCGAGGCACCCGTGAATAAGGCTTCCACCTTTCCGTCGGATTCCCTGATCTCGATTCTTACCTCGTTCGAAGGCTTGAAGTTCTTTATTTTGTTGAAAATATCGGGTGCGACGCCCTTCAAAACTACCCTTGCGGTCGATGCTACCATGTTTGCCGCCTCTCCGGCCTGGAGCGATTCCATCACCAGCCCCGCTCCGCCGTTGTCAGTGAGGGAGGATATCGTGTAATTGACGATTCCCTTTTCGGCGAAGATAACGGGAAATTCGGCGTCGGGAGTGACCGACATATCAGGTATTTCTTCGTGCTTAACGTAATACTTCATGCACTCCCAGCCCGACTCTTCGTTGGTTCCAAAGATAAGCCTGATTCTCTTTGAAGGATTCGGACAGTACTCTTTGATGGCCTTGAGAGCATAGAGAGCCGCTATCATTGGACCCTTATCGTCCTGAGTACCTCTCCCCCATATCTCTCCGTCCTTGACTAGGCCGCTATATGGAGGCACTTCCCAGCCTTCGCCTTCCGGAACGACATCCAGATGTCCCAGAACTCCGAAAGTCTTTCCCGAACCGAAATCGACTATCCCGACGTAACCTTCGGCATTTCTGGCCTGAAAGCCCAGTTTCTTGGCCAGTTTCACGGTATGTTCGAGTGATTTTTTAATACCCTCGCCGAAAGGTCCTTCCTCCACCGGGTTCTCCCTAACCGATTTGATTTTGATGGATTCGGAAATTGAATTCACCATTTCATCTTTCAATGAAATTACCAGATCGTCTAGCTTCTTATCCATTACTCATCCCCCTTGCTGTTTTATGATCTCTTTTATGGTCTGCGACTCGCCCCTTCTACATACCAGCGTACCTTCGGTCGATATAACAACTATGTAGCCTTCGATGCTCGAGATACCAACTCTGGTCTGCGTGTAGTTAACCAGAAGACAGTTTTTCACATCGTACATCGAGAACTTCCCGATTATGGCGTTTCCATTCCCATCTTTGTGGAGAAGTTCGTACACCGCGTCCCAGGAACCTATATCGTTCCAGTAGAAGTTCGCGGGAACGGTGGCTACATTCGAGGATTTCTCCATCAGGCCGTAATCTATCGATATGCGCGGGACCTTTTCGTAGATCTCTTCGATTCTCGATGGGTTTTTTTTCAACTCCAGCATCGCTTCATACAGCTCGGGCAGGTGTTTCGAAAGCTCACTGTCGAAGACTTTTTTCTTCCAGACGAACATACCGGAATTCCAGTAGAACTTACCCGACTGAAAGTATTGCTGGGCCGTCTCGTAGTCCGGTTTTTCATGGAACTTCCTGACGGCGAAAACCTCTTCGCGCTCATTCAGACAGTCTCCCCTCTCTATATAGCCGTAACCTGTGTTGGGTGATGTGGGGGTAATTCCGATAGTTACCAGTGCTTCGTGTTTACCGGCGTATTCTATGGCCGTCTTCATGGTCCGCAGGAAGGTTTCTTCATCTCTGATTATGTGGTCCGACGGGACTATTACCATTATATCGTCGTCCTCGAACCTGGTACTTCCGAGGGCGATCGCAGGCGCCGTGTTTCTTCCGGCCGGTTCGAATATAACGTTATCCCCCTTGAAGAGAGGGGTGTAGTACTGAATCAATGGAAACTGCTCTCTGGTAGTGATTATAAGCAGTTCGTCCGTTAGTTTTTCCATTCTTTCGATGGTCTCTTCGATCATGGTTTTGGCAGATCCGAAATGGTGGAACTGTTTCGGTCTCTTCTCGCTGCTCACTGGCCAAAGTCGCTCGCCGATACCTCCCGCCATGATGAGGGTCTTAACCATAAATTCTCCCCCTTTTTTCTCGATGTGCTGTTAATAGCATACCAGAAAATGGCCATTTTCCGCGGAGACAACGGAGAGTTATAGTGATATATAACGCATGATGATAAAGAAAGAAAGACATTGAAGACAATATTGAGTCCCATATGCCTCTAACCGGTGTTGGTCAACTTTGCCAGGTCAGGCTCGAAAAGGCAAAATTGTATAAAGGGGGTATGCAAAGTGAACAAAGTGATTCTCAGGATCAGAATGAGCCTTCACGACGCTCACTACGGAGGCAATCTTGTCGATGGGGCTAAACTCCTGCAGCTGTTCGGTGATGTTGCGACCGAGCTGCTAATAAGAAGCGATGGCGATGAAGGACTGTTCAGGGCCTACGACAGTGTCGAATTCTTGTCTCCCGTCTATGCTGGCGATTATATAGAGGTTGCTGGCGAGATAGTTTCCAGAGGCAGAACATCGCGAAAGATGGTTTTTACGGCCACAAAGGTTATACAGGCCAGACCGGACATAAGCGATTCGGCCGCCGAGGTTCTGGACGAGCCAGTAGTCGTTTGCAGGGCCAGCGGTACATGCGTGGTTCCACTGGACAAACAGAGGAAAAAAGATGAGTAAGCTCATAATAACGGCAGCCCTGACGGGGGCCGAGGTGACAAGAGTGCAACAACCGGCCCTGCCGATAACACCCGGGGAGATTGCGCAGGCGGCTTACGACTGTTACAACGCCGGCGCGAGCGTAGTTCACGTTCATGCGCGCGAAATAGACGGAAAACCTACCCAGAGAAAAGAGGTGTACGCCGAGATCCGGGAGAGGATAGCCGAAAAGTGCAACATCATTTTCCAGCCCTCCACCGGCGGCGCGGTATGGCACACAGTTCAGGAGAGGGGAGGCCCTCTGGAGCTCGATCCCGAAATGGCGACACTCTCGACAGGGACCTGCAACTTCGGAAACGATGTTTTCTTCAACTCTCAGGAGATCATAGAGCATTTCGCACTGGAGATGCTCTCACGTAAAATAAAGCCAGAGATAGAGATTTTCGAACGCGGAATGATAGAGAACGCCCTGAGACTTGTGAAGAAAGGGCTTCTTGTACCGCCCGTTCATTTCGATTTCGTCCTCGGCGTTCCCGGTGCTTGCCCCGGTAACATAGAAGATCTGTTATATATGGTAAGATCTATTCCTCAAGACAGCACCTGGACGGTGGCAGGTATCGGACGTTATGAGCTTCCGTTGGCGGTTCATGCCATACCGATGGGAGGCCATGTAAGGGTGGGTTTTGAAGACAATATATACTACCGAAAAGGCGAGCTGGCGATTTCAAACGCCCAGCTGGTAGAACGCATCACCAGAGTCGCGAGGGAGTTAGGAAGAGAGATCGCCTCTCCTGATGAGGCCAGAGCCATACTGGGAATAAGGAAATAAGGCGGGAGGTAAGCATGAAAGGTTGTCCGTTCGGGAGTCATAGAGTAATCGAGCCGAAGGGGAGTCTTCCTCAGGCGGCGCAACGTATTGATAACACACCCCGCATAAGCGATAATGAGATACTTATAGATGTGCAGACACTCAACGTCGATTCGGCTAGCTTCACGCAGATAAAGGGTGTTTGCGGAGACAGCGAAGAAGCCGTCGCCGCTATGATAACCGATATCGTCAGGAGCAGGGGAAAGCTCCAGAACCCGGTCACGGGTTCTGGCGGCATGTTGATCGGAAGAGTTGCGGAGATAGGGAGCCTCCTGAAGGGTAGGGGCCTCGAAACTGGCGACAGAATAGCAACCCTGGTTTCACTGTCTTTAACGCCCCTCATGATAGAGAGGATAGAGAAGATCCACATGGATAAAGACCAGGTAGATATCCGAGGTAAGGCCATACTTTTTGAGAGTGGCATTTACGCCAGGCTGCCCGAAGATATGCCCGATAGACTGGCCCTTGCCATTCTGGATGTTGCCGGTGCGCCTGCCCAGGTAGATAGACTAGTGAAGCCGGGAATGAACGTGGCGATTATCGGTGCCGGTGGAAAATCCGGCCTGCTCTGCTGTTACCAGGCCAAGAAGAAAGTTGGGGCAGGAGGAAGGGTTATTGCGGTAGAATATTCGCCCGAAAATGCCGACAGGCTTTCGAGAATGGGGCTGGCCGATCATACGATAGTTGCCGACGCCACCAGGCCGCTCGAGGTGTACGGAAAAGTGAAGGAGGTCACCGGAGAAGCTCTCTGCGACGTCGTGATAAACAACGTCAATGTTCAGGTGACCGAGATGAGTTCGATTCTAATCACACGCGATGGGGGGATCGTTTACTTCTTCAGTATGGCGACTTCTTTCGCCAGAGCCGCACTCGGGGCCGAAGGTGTCGGCAAAGATATAACCATGATTGTCGGTAACGGTTACACCAGAGGCCATGCTTCCCTTGCGCTTAACATTTTGAGAGAGTCTGCGGTCATCAGAGAGTTATTCGAGAGATTATACGTTTGAGGTGAGACATATGAGAGATTATAGAGATATCCCGCTCTGGAAAGATGTCACATCCGAGCAGTGGAACGACTGGCGCTGGCAAGTGGCAAACAGAGTGAAAAGTGTTGAGGCGCTCCGGCAGGTAATAGAGATAACCGAGGAGGAAGCGCTAGGCATCTCCGAGTGTCTGAGAACGCTTAGAATGTCCATCACTCCTTACTACGCGACTCTCATGGACCAGAGAAACGAGAGATGTCCGATAAGGAGACAGGCCGTTCCGACAGACAGGGAGTTGAATATAGACAGGTGGGATATGGTAGATCCGCTCCACGAAGATGAGGACTCGCCCGTTCCCGGTCTGACTCACCGCTATCCAGATAGGGTACTTTTTCTCATCACCGATCAGTGCTCAATGTACTGCAGGCACTGCACCAGGAGAAGGTTCGCCGGTCAGCTAGACAGGCCCAGAACCAAGAAGGAGATAGACGCGGCAGTGGATTACATTAAAGAAACTCCCGAAGTGAGAGACGTTCTCCTCTCCGGTGGCGATGCATTGCTTGTGGGAGACGACTTCCTGGAGTATATACTGAGCGAGCTCCGCAGAATTTCGCACGTAGAGATAATAAGGTTGGGCACCAGGACCCCGGTGGTCCTACCCCAGAGAATAACGCCCGAACTGGTCACCATGCTGAGAAAGTATCATCCCGTATGGATCAACACACACTTTAACCACCCACTGGAGATAACGCCGGACTCGAAAAAGGCCTGCGAGATGCTCTCAGACGGCGGCATTCCACTGGGCAATCAATCGGTTCTCCTAAGGGGAATAAACGATTCGCCTTACATAATGATGGAGCTGGTCCACAGGCTGGTGGAAATAAGGGTCAGGCCATACTACATATACCAATGTGATCTCTCGCAGGGGATCGGACATTTCAGAACTTCTATCAGGAAAGGTATTGGCATAATGGAAGCCCTGATCGGAAATACATCCGGCTTCTGCGTTCCGACTTTCGTCGTTGATGCTCCCGGTGGCGGCGGTAAGATCAGGGTCATGCCGCAGTACAACATCTCCGAATCCGACAGGGTTGTAGTATTGAGAAATTACGAAGGTGTTATAACCACTTATCATGAACCGGAGGATACCGCCAGCGATGTCGATGACAGTCTTTATAAAGAGAGATACACCTTTACGGGAGTTTCCGATCTTCTTTACGGAAACGGCCTCAGTTTCGAGCCCACGGTTTTGCAGAGACGCGAAAGAATCAAACGCTGGAAGGAAAAGAGAGTGTTGAAATGAGATACGAAGAGTTCAAGGTGGGTCAAAAGTACACTGTCAAGAAGATAATAACGACGGAAATGGTTGATGCCTTTGCCGCCATAACGGGTGATAAAAACCCGGTCCACGTGGACGAGGAATTCGCGAAAACGACACGTTTCGGGAGTCGAATCGCTCACGGCATGCTGTCGGTGGGGATAATTTCCGCCATACTGGGCAACGACTTTCCCGGACCAGGTTCTATATACATGAAGCAGGATGTGAAGTTTTTCAAGCCGATTTATCTCGAGGAGGAGGTAGAGATCGATATAGAGCTGCTGGAGAAGATCGAAGAGAAAAAAAGACTTCTGGTGAGGACCACTGTAAAGAAATCATCCGGAGAGATCGCCGTTGACGGGGAGGCGCTTCTCCTCTTCATGCAAGAGTGAAAAAGTGTCGCATCTGATCGAACTTGCAAGCCTTCATCCGGTTGTCTCGATCGTCGGGATGGAGAAGAACACTGGCAAAACGGTCGTTCTTAACCATCTTATAAATGGGCTGTCCAATGAATCGGACATTACCGCAATAACCTCGGTTGGTCTGGAGGGGGAGAGGTACGACCAGGTATATCTCACAGAAAAACCCGAGGTCACTCTTCGCAGGGGCAACCTTTTTGCAACGTCTGAAAAGGATTTCCGGTCTCGCCAATTTCCGGCTGTCGTTCTGGATGTAAGGGATTTCCGCTCCCCTCTAGGGCGCACCGTTTTTGCAAAGGCGCTGTCTGACGGGGAAGTCATAGTCTCCGGCCCTTCGATAGTAGATTACCTGTCACAGACAGTGAAGTTGCTCAGAGAGTTCGGCGCGCGGAGGGTCTTTGTTGACAGTTCTACATCCAGACTGAGTCCCGGCTCGCCGGCGGTGGCTGACGCCATAATTCTGGCTACGGGTGCGGCCCTTTCGGTCAGTCCTGTAGAGTTGGTGAGGAGAACTATCCATAAGGTGAAGATCATCACTCTACCCAGCGTGGAAAAGAAAACTGGAAATAGAATGGAAGTTCTCGGTAATGGTGTCTGGATAGTGGATGGATCTGACACGAAGCTCCTCGCGGCTTCGAGTTTTTCTTTGGAGCCAGGCCTCGATCTTTCAGGGAGGACCGTTTATGTGAACGGTTCGTTGACTTCCATGACTCTCAGAAAACTGACGGTGCCGGGTGTGAGGTTGGTAGTCAGGGACTTTTCGAGGATCTTCGTTGACGAAGAATCGTTGAGATCTTTTGAGAAGGTCGGTGGCAGCATTAACGTGATTCGCAGGGTGCGACTTCTGGCCGTTACTATCAATCCCGTATCGCCTTCGGGTTACTCCCTCAGATCCGGTCAACTGAAAGAAATGCTGGAGAAGTTGCTGCCGGTACCGGTCTTCAATATTCTGGAGGAGGAAAACAGATGAATCTTTCGGCCGGCTGCGGGTTTGAGTACATAAAGGGACTGGTCGAGACATTTACCCCTATGGGTAGAAAGAGGCTTTACGGTATCTCTTTCCTGACGGAGCGAAGCCGGATAGAGGAAGAGTACGACCGTCAAGAGGACATGAAGGAGATAGCGGCCAATCCCGATAAGGTCGTTTCGATAATTTCTAGATTCAGAGATATCTCGGCTACTCTGGAAAACCTGACGGCCGGAGCGGTGCTTGACGAGGTGGAACTCTTCGAAATAAAGAGCTTCGCGATCTGGAACGAGAAACTCAGAGAACGTCTTGGCAACTGTCCTAGATGGATGAGACTTCCCGACCTTTCGGCCGTGATCGGTCTTCTCGATCCAGAAAAGACAGGGCTGGAGAGTTTCTACATCTCCGATCTCTTCGACGAGTCGCTGCCGGAACTGAGGAGAAAAATCGCGCAGTGTCAGAGAAGTGACGATCCGCGCGACAGGGAGAGAGCGGCCGGCTTGCTGGAGATGAACGCTCAGGTAGAATCTAAGGTTAGAGCCAGACTCTCGAAAGAGCTGCAAGTGTTTTCGGATAATCTATCGCTCTCTCTGAACAGGGTGGGCGATATCGATCTAACACTGGCCAAAGCGATCTTGAATGCGAGGCTGAAACTGGTGAGACCTTCGATAGTGGAGGATGCCTTCGCTTTCGAAGGGCTTTTCAACCCCGAAGTGGCACGCATTCTTTCGGAAAAAAATAAAGTCTTCCAGAGCTATTCGCTCTCTCTGAGAAAATCGACTCTCGTGATCGGAGGTAACATGACGGGGAAGTCTGTCTTTTTAAGAACTCTGGCGCTTGTCCAGACGATGTTTCAGCATGGTTTCTTCGTTCCGGCGGAGAAGGCTTCGCTGACCCCGTACGACAGGATAGTCTATTACAGCGGCGATCACCAGTCTTTTGAAAACGGTCTCTCTTCCTTTGCCGGAGAGGTGGAATTCTTGAAGGAAGCGGTAGGTATCGTCTCCCGTGGAGAAAGGGGTCTCTTTCTCTTCGACGAAATCGGAAAGAACACCAACCCGCTGGAAGGACCTGCCTTTCTGTTGGCGGCGATGGAGTACCTCAGTCGCGGGAGCGGTTGCAGGGCCGTCTTCTCTTCGCACTACGAAGAAGCGCTCGAAAACAGAGATGCCCAGCTGCTCATGGTCAGGGGTTTGGATCACAGGAAACTCTCTAGTCGAAAACGGCGGGAGATTTCTTTCTATATAGATCACACGGTACAGGAGATAGATGAATTTTCCGGCTTTCCGAGGGAGGGGACAGTCATAGCCCGACTGCTCGGGATGGACGATGATTTTTTAAAGCTGGTAGAAAAGCACCTTGATGGAGGAAAAAATGAAAAGTAAACTCGATCTCGATTTTCGAAAGGTTGAACGGGCAAGAAAACTTGCGGTGAACATCGCGGATGGTGTACAGAATTTCGTGGCCGGGAGAACAACCGTGAGCGTAGAGCGGGCTGTTTGCCGACTGATGGGTATCGACGGAGTGGATTCTTATGGGGTACCGTTGCCGAACATCGTCGTTGAGCACCTGGCATCCAGGAACCTTCTTCAGGAAGGCGCTTCGTACTGCATCGCGAACGCCATGATGAAGACAGGACTATCTCCGCAGAGAATTGCCGAAGAAATATCGGCCGGTAGGCTCGACCTGTTGAGCATGAATTACAGTGGGGAAGAAGAGGTATATGGATTTCTGGAACCCTTTGCTCAAAGAGCTATAGAGAAGATACGCGACAGAAGGTTCGAAAGAGAGGCTCTCATCGAAAGGTTAGGCGAAGGGCCGCGGCCTTATCTGTACGTGATCGTGGCAACCGGAAACATCTACGAGGACGTCGTTCAGGCACGAGCTGCGGTCAGCCAGGGAGCAGATATAGTGGCAGTCATAAGATCGACAGGACAGAGTTTGCTGGATTACGTCCCTTACGGTCCAACGACAGAAGGCTTCGGGGGAACTTACGCCACCCAGGAAAACTTCAGGATCATGAGGACTGCCCTCGACGAAATGGGCGAAAAGGTAGGTAAATATATACGTCTATGCAACTACTGTTCGGGTCTGTGCATGCCGGAGATCGCCGCGATGGGGGCGATGGAGCGTCTCGACGTGATGCTCAACGACGCCCTTTACGGGATACTTTTCAGGGATATAAACATGCAACGAACATTGATCGATCAATTCTTCTCCAGAGTCATAAATGGGTTTGCGGGTGTGATAATAAACACCGGAGAAGACAACTATCTGACCACCGCAGACGCCTACCAGGAAGCCCACACGGTTCTGGCGTCCCAATTCATAAACGAGAGACTGGCCTTGATCGCCGGTATTCCCGAAGAGCAAATGGGGCTCGGTCACGCCTTCGAGATGGAC
This portion of the Mesotoga infera genome encodes:
- the kce gene encoding 3-keto-5-aminohexanoate cleavage enzyme yields the protein MSKLIITAALTGAEVTRVQQPALPITPGEIAQAAYDCYNAGASVVHVHAREIDGKPTQRKEVYAEIRERIAEKCNIIFQPSTGGAVWHTVQERGGPLELDPEMATLSTGTCNFGNDVFFNSQEIIEHFALEMLSRKIKPEIEIFERGMIENALRLVKKGLLVPPVHFDFVLGVPGACPGNIEDLLYMVRSIPQDSTWTVAGIGRYELPLAVHAIPMGGHVRVGFEDNIYYRKGELAISNAQLVERITRVARELGREIASPDEARAILGIRK
- a CDS encoding MATE family efflux transporter, with translation MKEFTRRILSIAVPITLQNLISTGLNLVDNLMIGQLGTTAIAAVGLVNQVVFILNLFTFGASSGAGIFVSQYWGKRDEKSIEKTLGHIIYITMGAATVFFVLLFAFPEGILKIFTSDVEVIRLGAEYARPVAFSTFLTSFSFIMAMALRTVEKARIPLYISLVALSINTVGNYILIFGFGSIPAMGVFGASIATLVARIAEFFIFLFIALRRLTPIRFTLYAFRFDGPFFRRLMKYATPVIFNEFLWSLGVTVYSLVMARMGTEFIAARNISSTIENFGFVIFGGLASATVVMVGTELGRNNFTQAKFNARKLIQLTVITAIVTGLMIIFLSRFIVQLYNIDQALKDIVLTVVVIVGLAQPIKMFNAVNIVGILRSGGDTKAAMLMEIFSLWGVGIPLVAITGLILKWSLPAVYIVMMIEELVKAILGIWRAKTGKWLRNVVD
- the kamB gene encoding lysine 5,6-aminomutase reactivase subunit KamB, coding for MSHLIELASLHPVVSIVGMEKNTGKTVVLNHLINGLSNESDITAITSVGLEGERYDQVYLTEKPEVTLRRGNLFATSEKDFRSRQFPAVVLDVRDFRSPLGRTVFAKALSDGEVIVSGPSIVDYLSQTVKLLREFGARRVFVDSSTSRLSPGSPAVADAIILATGAALSVSPVELVRRTIHKVKIITLPSVEKKTGNRMEVLGNGVWIVDGSDTKLLAASSFSLEPGLDLSGRTVYVNGSLTSMTLRKLTVPGVRLVVRDFSRIFVDEESLRSFEKVGGSINVIRRVRLLAVTINPVSPSGYSLRSGQLKEMLEKLLPVPVFNILEEENR
- the kamA gene encoding lysine 2,3-aminomutase produces the protein MRDYRDIPLWKDVTSEQWNDWRWQVANRVKSVEALRQVIEITEEEALGISECLRTLRMSITPYYATLMDQRNERCPIRRQAVPTDRELNIDRWDMVDPLHEDEDSPVPGLTHRYPDRVLFLITDQCSMYCRHCTRRRFAGQLDRPRTKKEIDAAVDYIKETPEVRDVLLSGGDALLVGDDFLEYILSELRRISHVEIIRLGTRTPVVLPQRITPELVTMLRKYHPVWINTHFNHPLEITPDSKKACEMLSDGGIPLGNQSVLLRGINDSPYIMMELVHRLVEIRVRPYYIYQCDLSQGIGHFRTSIRKGIGIMEALIGNTSGFCVPTFVVDAPGGGGKIRVMPQYNISESDRVVVLRNYEGVITTYHEPEDTASDVDDSLYKERYTFTGVSDLLYGNGLSFEPTVLQRRERIKRWKEKRVLK
- the kal gene encoding 3-aminobutyryl-CoA ammonia lyase; this translates as MSLHDAHYGGNLVDGAKLLQLFGDVATELLIRSDGDEGLFRAYDSVEFLSPVYAGDYIEVAGEIVSRGRTSRKMVFTATKVIQARPDISDSAAEVLDEPVVVCRASGTCVVPLDKQRKKDE
- a CDS encoding mannose-1-phosphate guanylyltransferase, with product MVKTLIMAGGIGERLWPVSSEKRPKQFHHFGSAKTMIEETIERMEKLTDELLIITTREQFPLIQYYTPLFKGDNVIFEPAGRNTAPAIALGSTRFEDDDIMVIVPSDHIIRDEETFLRTMKTAIEYAGKHEALVTIGITPTSPNTGYGYIERGDCLNEREEVFAVRKFHEKPDYETAQQYFQSGKFYWNSGMFVWKKKVFDSELSKHLPELYEAMLELKKNPSRIEEIYEKVPRISIDYGLMEKSSNVATVPANFYWNDIGSWDAVYELLHKDGNGNAIIGKFSMYDVKNCLLVNYTQTRVGISSIEGYIVVISTEGTLVCRRGESQTIKEIIKQQGG
- the pepV gene encoding dipeptidase PepV is translated as MDKKLDDLVISLKDEMVNSISESIKIKSVRENPVEEGPFGEGIKKSLEHTVKLAKKLGFQARNAEGYVGIVDFGSGKTFGVLGHLDVVPEGEGWEVPPYSGLVKDGEIWGRGTQDDKGPMIAALYALKAIKEYCPNPSKRIRLIFGTNEESGWECMKYYVKHEEIPDMSVTPDAEFPVIFAEKGIVNYTISSLTDNGGAGLVMESLQAGEAANMVASTARVVLKGVAPDIFNKIKNFKPSNEVRIEIRESDGKVEALFTGASAHGSTPYKGHSALAAMVDLLADLPFSDRELCNFLHLVRSKIGYEFFGESLGIAGRDSMSGELTLNLGTMKLVGGEIKLVINIRYPVFFNEAMVRTQIEEAFKGCRVEMHNNKNPLYVSPDSDLVKMCRQVYREMTGHDEKPIAIGGGTYARAVPNAVAFGALFPGGIERAHQPNERVSIDDILMVARIYAQLFLRFLQS
- the kdd gene encoding L-erythro-3,5-diaminohexanoate dehydrogenase; the encoded protein is MKGCPFGSHRVIEPKGSLPQAAQRIDNTPRISDNEILIDVQTLNVDSASFTQIKGVCGDSEEAVAAMITDIVRSRGKLQNPVTGSGGMLIGRVAEIGSLLKGRGLETGDRIATLVSLSLTPLMIERIEKIHMDKDQVDIRGKAILFESGIYARLPEDMPDRLALAILDVAGAPAQVDRLVKPGMNVAIIGAGGKSGLLCCYQAKKKVGAGGRVIAVEYSPENADRLSRMGLADHTIVADATRPLEVYGKVKEVTGEALCDVVINNVNVQVTEMSSILITRDGGIVYFFSMATSFARAALGAEGVGKDITMIVGNGYTRGHASLALNILRESAVIRELFERLYV
- a CDS encoding MgtC/SapB family protein, producing the protein MFYLDMTLRLFSALLAGALIGVTRERIHKPAGLRTHALICVGAAFITVLSTTVFITDDHGDPGRVAAQIVSGIGFLGAGTILKKGFSVKGLTTAATLWVTAAVGMGFGAGEYLLSSVVTVFALMIVLFLKKIELLLGGRNLPRIIITAREDKDLLGNITNWFKDNAITVESIDVEEDENNISILVEISKGDVIKAKQVMIDLTRIEGVRGAEIR
- a CDS encoding MaoC family dehydratase, with translation MRYEEFKVGQKYTVKKIITTEMVDAFAAITGDKNPVHVDEEFAKTTRFGSRIAHGMLSVGIISAILGNDFPGPGSIYMKQDVKFFKPIYLEEEVEIDIELLEKIEEKKRLLVRTTVKKSSGEIAVDGEALLLFMQE